AAAGCCTGGCTGGCCTTGTCGAAATCCTTGGCCTTGATCAGGTCGAAGGCTGCATCGTAATACAGCTTTTCCTTGGCCGGATCAGCCGGTTCGCCACTCGCGGCAGGTGCCTGGGCAGCAGCCCCGGCTCCAGCAGCGGCACCGGCAGCAGCACTTGCATCGCCACCGGCAGAAGAATTCTCGGGAGTCGCGGCAGGTGCAGCACCGGATCCTATGCGCCGATCAAGATCCTGGTATCGCTCCAGGGATTCCTGCTTCATGCGCGCAACCTGATTCTGCAGTTCTTCGATCACGCCCTGCTGGCGCGATATCTGATCCTGCATTTGTTGCAGTTGGTTGAACAGCATGCCTTGTGCCGAGGCAGGGGCCGAAGCCGCTCCCCCGGCATAGGCGCCGTTCGTACCGTAACCTGCAGGCGGATAACTGCTCCCGCTATTGTTATAACCGGAGTTGTCATCGACCACAGGAACCGCAGCCCACGCCGCAAGCGGCGCGAGGCTGAGAGCCAGAACAGTTACAGCACGACGGCACGTTCGCATATCGAATTACTTACGCAGTTCGACGCGACGGTTTTGAGCCCAGGACTGCTCGTCGTTGCCGGTAGCAACTGGACGCTCTTCGCCGTAGGAAACCAGTTCCAGCTGAGCTGGGGAAACACCTTGCAGTACCAGGTAGCGCTGAACGGCTTTCGCACGACGCTCGCCCAGTGCCATGTTGTACTCACGAGTACCACGTTCGTCGGTGTTGCCTTCCAGAACAACGCGAGCGCCGTTTGCTTTCAGGTCTTTGGCGTGAACGTCCAGAGCGCGCATGGCTTCTGGCTTCAGGTCCGAGCTGTCGTATTCGAAGTAGAAGGTGGTGATTGCGCGCAGAGCAGCTTCTTCGCTCAGGGAACCGTCAACGGCACCAGTGTTTGCGCCGTAACCAGCGTTTGGATCAACAGCGCCTTCACCGGCGTTGTCGCCGCCTTTGGACGAGCAACCTACAGCTACAGCCATGGCCAGAGCCAGCGCAGCAAATTTACCAAACTTCAGCATTTCCATCGTGAAACTCCTAATGAACCCCAGTGTGTTAAGTAAAACGTGTAGCGCCCGCTCACTTCAGGTAAGGGGACCAGGACGGTTCTCTGACTTCGCCTTGAGCGGTAGGAAGCGGGAGCCTAACGCGTCCATTAATGGACACGAGCATCAAGACTCCCCGGCCCTGTTGGCGGGTGGCGTAGATTACCATGGTGCCGTTGGGCGCAACAGTAGGCGACTCGTCCAGAGTGCTATCAGTGAGGATTTTTACACTTCCGCGCTGCAAATCCTGAGCCGCCACTTTGAAATTGGTGAAACCGTCCTGACGATGGATCATCACCAGGGTCTTTTCATCAGCCGACAGCTTCGGGTTGGCGTTGTAGTTGCCCACGAACGTCACACGCTCGGCACCACCGCCATTGGCGCTGGTCTTGTAGATCTGCGGCTTGCCGCCACGGTCGGAAGTGAAGTAGATGGTCGAGCCATCCTTGCCCCAGTACGGTTCGGTGTTGATGCCGGGACCGGCGGTCACACGAGTGATCTGGCGCGAACCGAGGTTCATCACGTAGATGTCCGGGTTACCGTCCTTCGACAGTACGAACGCCAGGCGATTGCCATCCGGCGACCAGGCCGGGGCACCGTTCAGGCCTTCGAAGTTGGTGATCTGCTCACGGCGACCGGTGTCGATGTTCTGCATGAAGATGCGCGGACGCTTCTGCTCGAACGATACATAGGCAATACGCTTGCCGTCCGGTGCAAAACGCGGCGACAGGATCGGCTCGCGCGATTGCAGCAGAGTCACGGCGCGGGCACCGTCATAGTCCGAACGCTGCAGGGTGTAACGGGTGTTCTTCTCGGAGAAGCGTTCAGCCGTCACGTACAGCAGGCGAGTCGAGAACGCACCGTCGATACCGGTCAGTTTCTGGAACGACTGGTCAGAGATGAAGTGCGCCATGTCCCGTATTTGCTCGGTCGTACCGGAAACACTGCCGTCCGCCACTTTCTGCTCGGTGGCAACGTTGAACAACGCCCACTGAACCTGCAGGCGACCACCGGCCGGCGTGATGTTGCCGACCATCATGTACTGGGCACCTACAGCCTTCCAGTCACGGAAGATGATTTCGCTCGGCTGGCTTGGCTGGCTGATCATGTTCTGTTTTGGAATCGGCGAGTAATAACCCGAGTTCCGCAGGTCGTTGCCAATGATTTCAGCCATGTCATCCGGCAGGACGGCACCGCCCTGGAAACCGAACGGTACGACGGCGATCGGAGTCGCCCGATCGCTGCCGCTGGTGACCAGAATGTTCTTTTCATCCGCCATCGCGATCCCTGCCATGCAGCAGATCACGACCAGCATTCCTCGAAGAAGGTTTCTCACAAGGCTAGATCCTCAGGTGTGAATGTCATCTTGAATGAACGATACGGAGCGAAATCGCTCGGCTTCATTCCCTGCATTTCCGTCAAACGTCCAATATTCTTGACCGCCGCCACTGCCGACGCATCGAACGGACCGTCGCCACTGGACTTGGCCACGCTGACCGTAGTCACCGTACCGTCCGGCAACATGCCGATCTGCAGTACAACCGTCATGCCTTTGCGTGCCGAAGGAGGACGTGCCCAACCTTCCGCCGCCCGCGCACGAATCAAGTCATCGAAGCTGCCTGCGGTTTCGTCACCACGTTCATCCGCCAAAGCCTGCTGACGCTCGGTCTTGTCGGACAGCAGGTCGGCCAGAGCCTGGGCCTTCTTGTCCTCGACCGATTTGCGTGCCGCGTCCTGCGCTTTCTTCTTCGCTGCATCGGCAGCAGCTTTCTTCTTGGCTTCGTCGGCGACTTTCTTCTTCGCCTCTTCAGCCTCGGCTTTCTTCTTGGCGTCTTCGGCGGCTTTCTTCTTCGCGTCTTCGACGATTTTCTTCTTGGCTTCTTCAGCGGCCTCTTTCTTGGCCTCTTCTTCAGCAGCCTTCTTGGCTTCTTCTTCAGCTTTCTTCTTGGCTATATCAGCCAATTGTTTCTCTTCTGCCTTCTTGGCTTCGGCGGCTTTCTTCGCGTCTTCGGCTTTCTTGGCTTCGTCAGCCTTCTTCGCCTGTTCCGCTTTCTTCGCCTCATCGGCCTTCTTGGCTTCCTCGGCCTTTTGAGCCGCTTCTTCTTTCTTTTGTTCCGCAGCCTTCACCGCTTCCTGCTCGACCTTTTTCTGCTCCATCTGCTCGACTTCGGTCTGGCGCGCGGCGGATTTCTTCGCCTCACCCGCAATCTTCTGATTGGTCTGGGTGGTTGCCTGACTTTTCGATTTCAGCTGGTAAAGGGTCGCCTGGACAATCGGCTTGGCCGGCGGCAGCTCCGGTGTCAT
This genomic window from Pseudomonas kribbensis contains:
- the ybgF gene encoding tol-pal system protein YbgF gives rise to the protein MRTCRRAVTVLALSLAPLAAWAAVPVVDDNSGYNNSGSSYPPAGYGTNGAYAGGAASAPASAQGMLFNQLQQMQDQISRQQGVIEELQNQVARMKQESLERYQDLDRRIGSGAAPAATPENSSAGGDASAAAGAAAGAGAAAQAPAASGEPADPAKEKLYYDAAFDLIKAKDFDKASQAFAAFLRKYPNSQYAGNAQYWLGEVNLAKGDLQGAGQAFAKVSQLYPKHAKVPDSLYKLADVERRLGHTDKVKGILQQVVSQYPGTSAAQLAQRDLQRM
- the pal gene encoding peptidoglycan-associated lipoprotein Pal, with the protein product MEMLKFGKFAALALAMAVAVGCSSKGGDNAGEGAVDPNAGYGANTGAVDGSLSEEAALRAITTFYFEYDSSDLKPEAMRALDVHAKDLKANGARVVLEGNTDERGTREYNMALGERRAKAVQRYLVLQGVSPAQLELVSYGEERPVATGNDEQSWAQNRRVELRK
- the tolB gene encoding Tol-Pal system beta propeller repeat protein TolB; the encoded protein is MLVVICCMAGIAMADEKNILVTSGSDRATPIAVVPFGFQGGAVLPDDMAEIIGNDLRNSGYYSPIPKQNMISQPSQPSEIIFRDWKAVGAQYMMVGNITPAGGRLQVQWALFNVATEQKVADGSVSGTTEQIRDMAHFISDQSFQKLTGIDGAFSTRLLYVTAERFSEKNTRYTLQRSDYDGARAVTLLQSREPILSPRFAPDGKRIAYVSFEQKRPRIFMQNIDTGRREQITNFEGLNGAPAWSPDGNRLAFVLSKDGNPDIYVMNLGSRQITRVTAGPGINTEPYWGKDGSTIYFTSDRGGKPQIYKTSANGGGAERVTFVGNYNANPKLSADEKTLVMIHRQDGFTNFKVAAQDLQRGSVKILTDSTLDESPTVAPNGTMVIYATRQQGRGVLMLVSINGRVRLPLPTAQGEVREPSWSPYLK
- the tolA gene encoding cell envelope integrity protein TolA: MQQQREPSASESYFWPSVWAIGLHVLVFGMLFVSFAMTPELPPAKPIVQATLYQLKSKSQATTQTNQKIAGEAKKSAARQTEVEQMEQKKVEQEAVKAAEQKKEEAAQKAEEAKKADEAKKAEQAKKADEAKKAEDAKKAAEAKKAEEKQLADIAKKKAEEEAKKAAEEEAKKEAAEEAKKKIVEDAKKKAAEDAKKKAEAEEAKKKVADEAKKKAAADAAKKKAQDAARKSVEDKKAQALADLLSDKTERQQALADERGDETAGSFDDLIRARAAEGWARPPSARKGMTVVLQIGMLPDGTVTTVSVAKSSGDGPFDASAVAAVKNIGRLTEMQGMKPSDFAPYRSFKMTFTPEDLAL